AGTCAGTCATCTGATTCATTTCTTTTTGACTTGAAAGCCTCCAACTAGTCAGCTGGAGCTAGTTCTTGAGTGAATGCCACAGAGCTGAGTGACACAGGCAAGATGATAAATTCTTCAGACAAGTGGTAGCTTTTCAGTAAAAGCTAAActgcctttctcctttccaatcctgttttaatttaatcCAGATTTGAGAAATGTAACTGAGGAAAATAAGTGTTTACTGTGGGTTTTAATTTATGAACCTGGAATGTGgatcttttttccttcaaaaatgtAGGCCAGCTGCTGAGCCTAAGACTTTACAATATTGTGCAAAGAGTGGACAGGGATTAGTAAAATGTTCATTGATTCAAGTCATATTTCAGCTGAAGTGTTGTTGCTCTTTATTAGATGGTACTTTGAAGTAGCACTAAATTAAATGTGCTTATATTCCATTAGTTCCTAATGCTTTATGTTTTATCTCTGCTTAGAAGATGGAAATCAGCCTTGGCTCTGTGGTGATTTCTTCAGTCTGGCAGATGTGTCACTTGCTGTCACATTACATCGCCTGAAGTTTCTGGGATTAGCAAGAAGAAACTGGGGAAATGGAAAGCGGCCCAACTTGGAAGCTTACTATGAGCGTGTCGtgaagagaaaagcatttcaCAAAGTTTTGGGACACGTCAACAATATATTAATCTCGGCTGTCCTGCCAACAGCATTCCGTGTGGCCAAGAAAAGGGCTCCCAGGGTTCTTGGCAGCACCCTGCTGGTCGGCATGCTGGCAGGGGTGGGGTATCTTGCTTTCCTGTGTCTTCGAAAGAGATTTGCCAGCATGGTGCTATCGATTAGAACcaggcaaaattatttttagaccTTGTCTGTCCCTGGTGGTGAGTGGAGGGCATCTTTACACCCCAGGAAAATATcttcaataaaatataaatgtagaAGAACGGTTATGTCTGTGATTTAGAACATTGTCACAGAGTAatcatctcctgctgctgtatAATTGGGCTGGCAattctgagatatttttcaaaaatatgtgtTGGGGGAAtgacaaaggaaagaagagacTTTCTTTTCAGCCAAGGGCCTATAACTGGGAGAGTGCTTCATTAAAGTGATTATTGTCTCCTTTACCCAATAGCTGACctaattaaaatgcttttatttaatagCTATGCAGCGATGTGACAGCTTTTCACTGTAGATGAAATGCATTATTGGGCAGAAACCAGCAttgttaaaatactgaaaatagCTCTTTAAATGCTCAGAGTAAGATTTAATTAGAACATTGTGCCTGTTGTGTACAGGAGCAAGTTTCTCAGACAATAACAGACAATACTGATTATTGTCTGTTGGCTAGCAGTTGGACCTTTAAGAAGTGTTAAAAAGTAATCTTGTGAAGCCACTTGTGTCAGTATATGTTCATGCAGCAGTACAGGAAAAGACCTGAAACACGTAAGAACATCAGTCATTTGTGTTCCACACAAGTGAAGTTCTCCAGAAGCATCACTGGACAACAGATACTAGGATTTTGCTGAAATACAAATGGGAGTTAAACACCTGACACTTCTCTTTTGACAACCTTTTGTGCCCAGCTGCAAACTGGCAGAATAAAATCAGACTATCTTGGTGCACATTTGCTGCTTTATTTGGGTGGCTTG
The sequence above is drawn from the Parus major isolate Abel chromosome 2, Parus_major1.1, whole genome shotgun sequence genome and encodes:
- the GDAP1 gene encoding ganglioside-induced differentiation-associated protein 1 isoform X2, giving the protein MPEEGSMYYPRVQHYRELLDSLPMDAYTHGCILHPELTVDSMIPAYATSRIRSQISNTESELKKLAEENPDLQDAYIAKQKRLKSKLLDHDNIKYLKKILDELEKVLDQVETELQRRNEETPEDGNQPWLCGDFFSLADVSLAVTLHRLKFLGLARRNWGNGKRPNLEAYYERVVKRKAFHKVLGHVNNILISAVLPTAFRVAKKRAPRVLGSTLLVGMLAGVGYLAFLCLRKRFASMVLSIRTRQNYF